One genomic segment of Mesoterricola silvestris includes these proteins:
- a CDS encoding AraC family transcriptional regulator, which yields MTGPDTKNVQTHTSGPLRLVILKRDPIPAKAMPSNESWTLMLPTSPIRVCTGEDIEEGVIPRGSLALLMPGFGHTFKRHHPDSPFGFTALQMDGPFPEPLVSILQHPPRKWQEQSFAVLRSQSLKQLFGIFSQEISNPDGLQLMTRELFLILLGAELNRLCEKEDRARFPYRLSRSTLQLVLDHMEAHLGAPNSVPEMAKLARCTPDHFIRLFREATSTTPHQYLIERRLQRAVQLLSDGERPLDVAESLGFYDASAFTRAFKRRFGVPPSKYAQEAYDRQFKKN from the coding sequence ATGACCGGTCCTGACACCAAGAACGTCCAAACCCACACCAGCGGCCCGCTGCGCCTGGTGATCCTCAAGCGGGATCCCATTCCGGCCAAGGCCATGCCCTCCAACGAATCGTGGACCCTCATGCTGCCCACCAGCCCCATCCGGGTCTGCACGGGCGAGGACATCGAGGAGGGGGTGATCCCCCGGGGCAGCCTCGCGCTCCTGATGCCGGGCTTCGGCCACACGTTCAAGCGCCATCACCCGGATTCCCCCTTCGGCTTCACGGCCCTGCAGATGGACGGCCCCTTCCCGGAGCCCCTGGTCTCCATCCTCCAGCACCCGCCCCGCAAGTGGCAGGAGCAGAGCTTCGCGGTGCTCCGCAGCCAGAGCCTCAAGCAGCTCTTCGGCATCTTCAGCCAGGAGATCTCCAACCCCGACGGCCTCCAGCTCATGACCCGGGAGCTCTTCCTCATCCTGCTGGGCGCCGAGCTGAACCGCCTGTGCGAGAAGGAGGACCGCGCCCGGTTCCCCTACCGCCTCAGCCGCTCCACCCTCCAGCTGGTGCTGGACCACATGGAGGCCCACCTGGGCGCCCCCAACAGCGTCCCCGAAATGGCGAAGCTGGCCCGCTGCACGCCGGACCACTTCATCCGCCTCTTCCGGGAAGCCACCAGCACCACGCCCCACCAGTACCTCATCGAGCGCCGCCTCCAGCGGGCCGTGCAGCTCCTCTCCGACGGCGAGCGTCCCCTCGACGTGGCGGAATCCCTGGGCTTCTACGACGCATCCGCCTTCACCCGCGCCTTCAAGCGGCGCTTCGGGGTGCCGCCCAGCAAGTACGCCCAGGAAGCCTACGACAGGCAGTTCAAGAAGAACTGA
- a CDS encoding amidase, with protein sequence MTRFTFDRRRFLGLALATGAALAAPPRRSAPGGVALDEATLDQMAEGMRTGRWTSEGLARHYLARIRTLDRASLHAVLEVNPEALDIARALDRERREKGPRGPLHGIPVLLKDNIDTGDRMQTTAGSLALEGAKAPVDAPIVARLRAAGALILGKTNLSEWANLRSSHSISGWSGRGGLTRNPYALDRNCSGSSSGSGAAVAACLCAAAVGTETDGSIVSPATSCGIVGLKPTVGLLSRAGIIPLSHTQDTAGPMTRKVRDAAILLGAMAGPDPRDPATAGCKAYPDYTVFLDAGGLKGARLGVARNFFSGNRGVLELMETTLKTLTAAGAVLVDPVDVPTADYEKPELEAMLYEFKAGLRAYLQGRGVTGPVVDMASLIAFNERMKAKEMPLFGQELLYEAQAKGPLTDSAYLKALETCRTLSRAGIDGPMDTHRLDAIIAPTGTPAWVTDLVNGDNYGTSCATPAAVAGYPHLTVPAGFVMGLPVGLSFFGRAWSEPVLLKLGYAFEQATKARRAPKYLPTLDLSSS encoded by the coding sequence ATGACCCGGTTCACCTTCGATCGCCGCCGATTCCTGGGCCTCGCCCTGGCCACGGGCGCCGCCCTCGCCGCCCCCCCCCGGCGTTCCGCGCCCGGGGGCGTGGCCCTGGACGAAGCCACCCTGGACCAGATGGCCGAAGGCATGCGCACCGGGCGCTGGACCTCCGAAGGCCTGGCCAGGCACTACCTGGCCCGCATCCGCACCCTGGACCGCGCCAGCCTCCACGCCGTGCTGGAGGTCAACCCCGAGGCCCTGGACATCGCCCGGGCCCTGGACCGGGAGCGCAGGGAGAAGGGCCCCCGGGGCCCGCTCCACGGCATCCCGGTGCTGCTCAAGGACAACATCGACACCGGCGACCGCATGCAGACCACCGCGGGCTCCCTGGCCCTGGAGGGGGCCAAGGCCCCCGTGGACGCCCCCATCGTCGCGCGCCTTCGGGCCGCCGGCGCCCTGATCCTGGGCAAGACGAACCTCAGCGAATGGGCCAATCTGCGCTCCAGCCACTCCATCAGCGGCTGGAGCGGCCGGGGCGGCCTCACCCGGAACCCCTACGCCCTGGACCGCAACTGCTCCGGTTCCTCCTCCGGATCCGGCGCCGCCGTGGCCGCGTGCCTTTGCGCGGCGGCCGTGGGCACCGAGACCGACGGTTCCATCGTCAGCCCCGCCACCTCCTGCGGCATCGTGGGGCTCAAGCCCACCGTGGGGCTCCTGAGCCGCGCCGGCATCATCCCCCTCTCCCACACCCAGGACACCGCCGGTCCCATGACCCGCAAGGTGCGCGACGCCGCCATCCTCCTGGGCGCCATGGCCGGCCCCGACCCCCGGGACCCCGCCACCGCGGGCTGCAAGGCCTACCCCGACTACACCGTGTTCCTGGATGCCGGCGGCCTCAAGGGCGCGCGCCTGGGCGTCGCGCGCAATTTCTTCTCCGGCAACCGCGGCGTTCTGGAACTCATGGAGACCACCCTCAAGACCCTCACCGCCGCCGGCGCCGTGCTGGTGGACCCCGTGGACGTGCCCACCGCCGATTACGAGAAGCCCGAACTGGAGGCCATGCTCTACGAGTTCAAGGCCGGCCTCCGGGCCTACCTGCAGGGCCGGGGCGTCACGGGCCCCGTGGTGGACATGGCCTCCCTCATCGCCTTCAATGAGCGCATGAAGGCCAAGGAGATGCCCCTGTTCGGCCAGGAGCTCCTGTACGAGGCCCAGGCCAAGGGCCCCCTCACGGATTCCGCCTACCTCAAGGCCCTGGAAACCTGCCGCACCCTCTCCCGCGCGGGCATCGACGGCCCCATGGACACGCACCGCCTGGACGCCATCATCGCCCCCACCGGCACCCCCGCCTGGGTCACCGACCTGGTCAACGGCGACAACTACGGCACCAGCTGCGCCACCCCCGCCGCCGTGGCCGGGTACCCCCACCTCACGGTCCCCGCCGGGTTCGTGATGGGCCTGCCGGTGGGCCTGTCGTTCTTCGGCCGGGCCTGGAGCGAACCGGTGCTGCTCAAGCTGGGCTACGCCTTCGAGCAGGCCACGAAGGCCCGCCGGGCGCCAAAATACCTGCCGACGCTGGACCTCAGTTCTTCTTGA
- a CDS encoding PilZ domain-containing protein → MAETLKKSGEIQDVLAQACARRELLILATPYLRFESSFLAIQNGELHILATMSREDATFGLRAPDITIRFPDGLGFYEARVEVLGLGILDGRRTVRLSLPRTLVENDQRDSYRVERVGRVVVTYSTVKGDLLQGSLVDISATGAKVHAQRDVDPATMGPGTVLLLSIPLSPEIQIETRAEVRHLGARTLGLAFRPALPERTEQPLSRWIFLRREEERERLAQRLELNERAAQPKPAGPTGILLVSSDPALETALREALAPVQPVIRLPYSAQAIKDALAAAPPLAIFHVRGTGLDERRLLKALVELALARIPVLLLGTQVDGSTLFELSAEWKASSAIVWNPSRALFLQRLAQGIIRRHSHGGDSPMAPAEA, encoded by the coding sequence GTGGCTGAGACCCTCAAGAAATCCGGCGAGATCCAGGATGTCCTGGCCCAGGCCTGCGCCCGCCGGGAGCTCCTGATCCTGGCCACGCCCTACCTCCGCTTCGAATCCAGCTTCCTGGCCATCCAGAACGGGGAGCTGCACATCCTCGCCACCATGAGCCGCGAGGACGCCACCTTCGGCCTGCGGGCCCCGGACATCACCATCCGGTTCCCGGACGGCCTGGGCTTCTACGAGGCCCGGGTGGAGGTGCTCGGCCTGGGCATCCTGGACGGGCGGCGCACGGTGCGCCTCTCCCTGCCCCGGACCCTGGTGGAGAACGACCAGCGGGACTCGTACCGGGTGGAGCGGGTGGGCCGGGTCGTGGTCACCTACAGCACCGTCAAGGGGGACCTGCTCCAGGGGAGCCTCGTGGACATCAGCGCCACGGGGGCCAAGGTCCATGCCCAGCGGGACGTGGATCCCGCGACGATGGGCCCGGGCACCGTCCTGCTCCTGTCCATCCCCCTTTCCCCCGAGATCCAGATCGAGACCCGGGCCGAGGTGCGGCACCTGGGCGCGCGCACCCTCGGCCTGGCCTTTCGCCCGGCCCTTCCCGAGCGCACGGAACAGCCCCTTTCCCGGTGGATCTTCCTGCGCCGGGAGGAGGAGCGGGAGCGCCTGGCCCAGCGCCTCGAGCTGAACGAAAGGGCCGCCCAGCCCAAGCCCGCGGGGCCCACCGGCATCCTGCTGGTCAGTTCCGACCCGGCCCTGGAGACGGCCCTCCGGGAGGCCCTGGCCCCCGTGCAGCCCGTGATCCGCCTCCCCTACTCCGCCCAGGCCATCAAGGACGCCCTGGCCGCGGCCCCGCCCCTGGCCATCTTCCACGTGAGGGGCACCGGCCTCGACGAGCGCCGCCTCCTGAAGGCCCTGGTGGAACTGGCCCTGGCCAGGATCCCCGTCCTGCTCCTGGGCACCCAGGTGGACGGCTCGACCCTCTTCGAGCTTTCGGCGGAATGGAAGGCCTCCAGCGCCATCGTGTGGAACCCCTCCCGGGCGCTCTTCCTGCAGCGCCTGGCCCAGGGCATCATCCGGCGCCATTCCCACGGGGGCGACAGCCCCATGGCCCCCGCGGAGGCCTGA
- a CDS encoding B12-binding domain-containing radical SAM protein, whose translation MGGKTGKDGGGALLLYSAPRSGYGDEWMTFLPIGLGFLQAMLKSRGHACRLANLSGKGRKEILVYLRRHDPAVIGVSMFTFNRKRSSDLLALAREACPDAVLLAGGPHPTHLAREVFEDCPALDAIVKGEGEIPLAEVMARGADWRTAPGLILRDGETPSAPPMEDLDVMGAPVEHFQADFLDDPGQLSYLSTSRGCPATCNFCNTPEFWGSSVRFRSPEAVLREMTLLRRRHGLTYFSFRDDTFTANRGRILKLMDLIRGSGMHPLWNCQSRVNLVDEDRLVAMKRAGCEFMQFGVEHGSERVLQLLDKGTNMRQALKALTLVRKVGMNLGIYLITGIPGEEWADVEITCDLIRSALPHDVQVSPLALYPGTRLFDTYRAEGRISPDFFRGSGDAEVFARVDGHTEKALRRLAQVAEGVRRKAIYTPAQFREQKAWLGFCAVTNLLCGEAAEEEGRMQEAQAEYDEVVAKEPGNPWGFLKRALLFHRTGRAALARADLAEVLALAPGNPEALELARAWGAGKGWKASQGPAAVMKGSEAFLERRDPAK comes from the coding sequence ATGGGGGGCAAGACCGGAAAGGACGGGGGCGGCGCGCTCCTTCTCTACAGCGCGCCCAGGAGCGGGTACGGGGACGAGTGGATGACCTTCCTCCCCATCGGCCTGGGCTTCCTTCAGGCCATGCTCAAGTCCCGGGGCCACGCCTGCCGCCTGGCCAACCTCAGCGGCAAGGGGCGCAAGGAGATCCTGGTCTACCTGCGCCGGCACGATCCGGCCGTCATCGGCGTGTCCATGTTCACGTTCAACCGCAAGCGCAGCTCGGACCTGCTGGCCCTGGCCCGGGAGGCCTGCCCGGACGCGGTGCTCCTGGCGGGGGGGCCCCACCCCACGCACCTGGCCCGGGAGGTCTTCGAGGACTGCCCGGCCCTGGACGCCATCGTCAAGGGCGAGGGGGAGATCCCCCTGGCCGAGGTGATGGCCCGGGGCGCCGATTGGCGCACGGCCCCGGGGCTCATCCTGCGGGACGGGGAGACCCCCAGCGCCCCGCCCATGGAGGACCTGGACGTCATGGGCGCCCCCGTGGAGCACTTCCAGGCGGACTTCCTGGACGACCCGGGCCAGCTCTCCTACCTCAGCACCAGCCGGGGCTGCCCCGCCACCTGCAACTTCTGCAACACGCCGGAATTCTGGGGCAGCTCCGTGCGCTTCCGGAGCCCCGAGGCGGTGCTCCGGGAGATGACCCTCCTGCGCCGGCGCCACGGCCTCACCTACTTCAGCTTCCGGGACGACACCTTCACCGCCAACCGCGGGCGGATCCTCAAGCTCATGGACCTCATCCGGGGCTCGGGCATGCACCCCCTGTGGAACTGCCAGAGCCGGGTGAACCTGGTGGACGAGGACCGGCTGGTGGCCATGAAGCGGGCCGGGTGCGAGTTCATGCAGTTCGGGGTGGAGCACGGCAGCGAGCGCGTGCTTCAGCTCCTGGACAAGGGCACCAACATGCGCCAGGCCCTCAAGGCCCTCACCCTTGTGCGCAAGGTGGGGATGAACCTGGGCATCTACCTCATCACGGGCATCCCCGGCGAGGAATGGGCGGACGTGGAGATCACCTGCGACCTCATCCGCAGCGCCCTGCCCCACGACGTGCAGGTTTCGCCCCTGGCGCTGTACCCGGGGACCCGGCTTTTCGACACGTACCGCGCCGAGGGCCGCATCAGCCCGGACTTCTTCCGGGGCTCGGGGGACGCGGAGGTCTTCGCGAGGGTGGACGGCCACACCGAGAAGGCCCTGCGGCGCCTCGCGCAGGTGGCCGAGGGCGTCCGGCGCAAGGCCATCTACACCCCCGCGCAGTTCCGGGAGCAGAAGGCCTGGCTGGGGTTCTGCGCCGTCACGAACCTCCTGTGCGGCGAGGCCGCGGAGGAGGAGGGGCGGATGCAGGAGGCCCAGGCGGAGTACGACGAGGTGGTGGCGAAGGAGCCCGGGAACCCCTGGGGCTTCCTGAAGCGGGCCCTGCTCTTCCACCGCACGGGCCGCGCCGCCCTGGCCCGGGCGGACCTGGCCGAAGTGCTGGCCCTCGCCCCGGGGAACCCCGAGGCCCTGGAACTGGCCCGGGCGTGGGGCGCGGGCAAGGGCTGGAAGGCCTCCCAGGGACCCGCAGCGGTGATGAAGGGGTCGGAGGCGTTCCTGGAGCGCAGGGACCCCGCGAAGTAG
- a CDS encoding ligand-binding sensor domain-containing diguanylate cyclase produces the protein MSLFRTVVACLLALGFARAEAPGRYLFKTYGPEQGFVEPGLTSIAQDSEGFIWIGADSGLVRYDGVAFRKWTAEDGLASTAVNRVLRRRGGGIWVITEGGLMKFHKGVFTPVLHQGRTFRPIRGSAVDLDGDGVLWALGVDGLYRQGGEGMERVAEVPSGQGHALACRTATASIFAVVGGQVWERRKEAPWVRYTTQDGLPVDGIETLAVDGEGRLWVVGRRLLRYQDPGEAAFRDASSWLPAPPFASCIISREPDGTVGIPTNAGLLRLRGDDHEVIDQAAGLPCRWTASSLRDREGNLWVVGPTVYRQLGRGQVRTFTAEDGLPSDLVWQVFRDRSGRLFAGTSEGLALLGERGWSRVPGTDGLNVTSLVQDDSGALLIGSTNAPLRTLEPRGAAATENFHRSLRAGGLAPPQRSQSVACGRDGILWLADPSRGVFRIDSRTRESRLDYGPAQAGIPTFVAWHLVADGEGRIWGATSAGLILHDEGGWHRFGQAQGLKVDPLNGIALAQDGTAWVLYREPRGAARVAYAGGAIQVLESLDAGGRLASNVVYAGGVDARGRLWLGSDRGVEIVSGPSTFLLGRGSGLAGDDCSQNAILVDRNQDVWVGTSTGLSHVLDGRRPRDLPPLVTTITQVTRGRHRADVQGPVSHADATLEFRFASQTYVNEKAVVYQVRLGGLEDDWRSTDVPQARYAALPGGRYTFEVRAAYPGMAFGPAATFAFEVLPPWWRTWWFTTLEVLTALGAVTQVMNWRLRTLARQKERLAGLVDKATGDLLKANHALEKANLALKAQSLSDPLTGLHNRRFLSVVVDDDTAKVQRSYRDWTPGQALPNNDLLFLMVDLDHFKVVNDNFGHHVGDQVLEIVAQVLRKAARETDGVIRWGGEEFLVMARNSTRAEAPFLAERIRSLMAEQSLTLESGEVVRWTCSVGYAAYPFSLRDTTWMGWEKVVEIADACLYLAKRAGRNAWAGAEALEGLDRAAHGPRLPWELSELQREGVVDVVTSLSGALPPRP, from the coding sequence ATGTCTTTGTTCCGAACCGTAGTGGCCTGCCTGCTTGCCCTGGGTTTCGCCCGGGCCGAGGCCCCGGGCCGGTACCTCTTCAAGACCTACGGACCCGAGCAGGGCTTCGTGGAGCCCGGCCTCACCAGCATCGCCCAGGACTCCGAGGGCTTCATCTGGATCGGCGCGGATTCCGGCCTGGTGCGGTACGACGGCGTGGCCTTCCGCAAGTGGACCGCCGAGGACGGCCTGGCCTCCACCGCCGTGAACCGGGTCCTGCGGCGGCGGGGAGGGGGCATCTGGGTGATCACCGAAGGCGGCCTGATGAAGTTCCACAAGGGCGTGTTCACCCCGGTGCTCCACCAGGGGCGCACCTTCCGGCCCATCCGGGGCTCCGCGGTGGACCTGGACGGCGACGGGGTGCTGTGGGCCCTGGGGGTGGACGGGCTGTACCGGCAGGGGGGGGAAGGGATGGAACGGGTGGCCGAAGTGCCCAGCGGACAGGGCCACGCCCTGGCCTGCCGCACGGCGACCGCCTCGATCTTCGCGGTGGTGGGTGGCCAGGTGTGGGAGCGGCGCAAGGAGGCCCCCTGGGTGCGCTACACCACCCAGGACGGCCTGCCCGTGGATGGCATCGAGACCCTCGCCGTGGACGGGGAGGGCCGGCTCTGGGTGGTGGGGCGGCGCCTCCTGCGGTACCAGGATCCGGGGGAGGCCGCCTTCCGGGACGCCTCCTCTTGGCTGCCCGCGCCGCCCTTCGCATCCTGCATCATCAGCCGGGAGCCGGACGGGACCGTGGGCATCCCCACCAATGCCGGTCTGCTGCGCCTGAGGGGGGACGACCACGAAGTGATCGACCAGGCCGCGGGCCTCCCCTGCCGGTGGACGGCCTCCTCCCTCCGGGACCGGGAAGGGAACCTGTGGGTGGTGGGGCCGACGGTGTACCGCCAGCTGGGCCGGGGCCAGGTGCGCACCTTCACCGCCGAGGACGGCCTGCCCTCCGACCTGGTGTGGCAGGTCTTCCGGGACCGCTCGGGGCGGCTTTTCGCGGGCACCAGCGAGGGCCTGGCGCTCCTGGGCGAAAGGGGCTGGTCCCGGGTTCCGGGCACCGACGGGCTCAACGTCACGAGCCTCGTGCAGGACGATTCGGGGGCGCTCCTCATCGGGTCCACCAACGCGCCGCTGCGCACCCTCGAACCCCGGGGCGCCGCCGCCACCGAGAACTTCCACCGGAGCCTCCGGGCCGGGGGCCTCGCCCCTCCGCAGCGCTCCCAGTCGGTGGCCTGCGGCAGGGACGGCATCCTTTGGCTGGCCGATCCCAGCCGGGGCGTGTTCCGCATCGATTCCCGCACGAGGGAATCCAGGCTGGACTACGGCCCGGCCCAGGCCGGGATCCCCACCTTCGTGGCCTGGCACCTGGTGGCCGACGGCGAGGGGCGCATCTGGGGCGCCACCAGCGCCGGGCTGATCCTCCACGACGAGGGGGGCTGGCACCGCTTCGGCCAGGCCCAGGGCCTCAAGGTGGATCCCCTCAACGGCATCGCCCTGGCCCAGGACGGCACCGCATGGGTCCTGTACCGGGAGCCCCGGGGCGCGGCCCGGGTGGCCTACGCCGGGGGCGCCATCCAGGTGCTGGAGAGCCTGGACGCGGGAGGCCGCCTGGCCTCCAACGTGGTCTACGCGGGGGGCGTCGACGCCCGGGGCCGGCTCTGGCTGGGCTCGGACCGGGGCGTGGAGATCGTGTCCGGCCCCTCCACCTTCCTCCTGGGCCGGGGCAGCGGCCTCGCCGGGGACGACTGCAGCCAGAACGCCATCCTGGTGGACCGCAACCAGGATGTGTGGGTGGGCACGTCCACGGGCCTCTCCCACGTCCTGGACGGGAGGAGGCCCCGGGACCTGCCGCCCCTGGTCACGACCATCACCCAGGTCACCCGGGGCCGGCACAGGGCCGACGTCCAGGGACCCGTGAGCCACGCGGACGCCACCCTGGAATTCCGGTTCGCCTCGCAGACGTACGTGAACGAGAAGGCGGTGGTGTACCAGGTGCGCCTGGGCGGGCTCGAGGACGACTGGCGGTCCACGGACGTGCCCCAGGCGCGCTACGCCGCCCTCCCCGGGGGCCGGTACACCTTCGAGGTGCGCGCTGCCTATCCGGGCATGGCCTTCGGCCCCGCGGCCACCTTTGCCTTCGAGGTCCTGCCGCCCTGGTGGCGCACCTGGTGGTTCACGACCCTGGAGGTCCTGACCGCCCTGGGCGCCGTGACCCAGGTGATGAACTGGCGCCTGCGCACCCTGGCGCGCCAGAAGGAGCGGCTCGCGGGCCTCGTGGACAAGGCCACGGGCGATCTCCTGAAGGCCAACCACGCCCTGGAGAAGGCCAACCTCGCCCTTAAGGCCCAGAGCCTTTCCGACCCCCTGACCGGGCTCCACAACCGGCGCTTCCTGTCCGTGGTGGTGGACGACGACACCGCGAAGGTGCAGCGCTCCTACCGGGACTGGACCCCGGGCCAGGCCCTTCCCAACAACGACCTCCTCTTCCTCATGGTGGACCTGGACCACTTCAAGGTGGTCAACGACAACTTCGGGCATCACGTGGGGGACCAGGTGCTGGAGATCGTGGCCCAGGTGCTGCGCAAGGCCGCCCGGGAAACCGACGGGGTCATCCGGTGGGGCGGGGAGGAGTTCCTGGTCATGGCCCGCAACTCCACCCGGGCCGAGGCCCCCTTCCTGGCCGAGCGCATCCGCAGCCTCATGGCCGAGCAGTCCCTGACCCTGGAAAGCGGCGAGGTGGTGCGGTGGACCTGCTCCGTGGGCTACGCGGCCTACCCCTTCAGCCTGCGGGACACCACCTGGATGGGCTGGGAGAAGGTGGTGGAGATCGCCGACGCCTGCCTCTACCTGGCCAAGCGCGCCGGCCGCAACGCCTGGGCCGGCGCCGAGGCCCTGGAAGGCCTGGACCGCGCCGCCCACGGGCCGCGGCTGCCCTGGGAACTGTCCGAACTGCAGCGGGAAGGGGTCGTGGACGTGGTCACGAGCCTTTCTGGCGCGCTGCCACCCAGGCCATGA
- the mutS gene encoding DNA mismatch repair protein MutS yields MLTQVAALKREAGDAILFTRMGDFYELHGEDAVKAAPVMEIALTLRGRGTEFETPMCGVPHFALESYLPKLLAAGYSAAIANPTAKPEEVKGLLPRAITRIITPGTWLDDDGRWLAAAHRVGESWGIALLQLASGQLRVIPGEGLPLLASTLERLGPQELILAEGSPDPFELEAARTRLPVWRFEAARARTQILAFFGWTHLEGVGLDPYPAAIGALGALLDQVEATQKGRPAHIQGVNLELGAAGPLLDATSARHLEVFANTLDGSRAGSLLELMDQCRSRLGSRLLRAWLDQPLRDRAGLELRWRQVAWFTEDRHREPIQKVLASVPDLDRILGRVALGLATPPELAQLRDGLARAGKLPDLIQEGGWFQESQELDVWPGDTPTCGELVAELRRCLAEAPPLELEKGNTILDGVDPELDAVRRLARDAKQVMLELEEEERAASGINSLKIKYNRVFGYYFEITKANLASAPAHFIRKQTLANAERFTTEKLMAFEQRLLSAESDLLRLEEAQFKRLLARVLEDRGALTRLARAVAKVDVLCAFAERARLSGWTRPEVSEDRELILAGARHPMLEARLGRECIPNDLRLPAGSSMAVVTGPNMGGKSTFLRTAALLAVLAQVGSFVPAELMRFSLVDRIFTRIGASDFLAKGQSTFMVEMTETARILNQVTPASLVILDEIGRGTSTRDGLALAEAIALHLRDLKGGEPRTLFATHYFELTRLADDPRIQNLHVEVQEWEEHLLFLHRIAEGPADRSYGIQVARLAGLPRSVIAAAQRILAETPEKPLEEKRSRRQAPVQPALPLFEPEPDPLREELAALDLNRMTPLEVMAWVAARQKGS; encoded by the coding sequence ATGCTCACGCAGGTCGCGGCCCTCAAGCGCGAGGCCGGCGATGCGATCCTTTTCACCCGCATGGGCGACTTCTACGAGCTCCACGGGGAGGACGCCGTGAAGGCTGCGCCCGTCATGGAGATCGCCCTGACCCTCCGGGGCCGGGGGACGGAGTTCGAGACGCCCATGTGCGGCGTGCCCCACTTCGCCCTGGAAAGCTACCTGCCCAAGCTCCTGGCGGCGGGCTATTCCGCGGCCATCGCCAATCCCACCGCCAAGCCCGAGGAGGTCAAGGGCCTCCTGCCCCGGGCCATCACCCGCATCATCACCCCCGGCACCTGGCTGGACGACGACGGAAGGTGGCTGGCGGCCGCGCACCGGGTGGGGGAGAGCTGGGGCATCGCCCTCCTGCAGCTGGCCTCGGGCCAGCTGCGGGTCATCCCCGGCGAGGGCCTGCCCCTCCTGGCCTCCACCCTGGAGCGCCTGGGCCCCCAGGAGCTGATCCTGGCCGAGGGCAGCCCCGATCCCTTCGAGCTGGAGGCGGCCCGGACCCGCCTTCCGGTGTGGCGCTTCGAGGCCGCCCGGGCCCGCACCCAGATACTGGCCTTCTTCGGGTGGACCCACCTGGAGGGGGTCGGCCTGGATCCCTACCCCGCGGCCATCGGCGCCCTGGGGGCCCTCCTGGACCAGGTGGAGGCCACCCAGAAGGGCCGGCCCGCGCACATCCAGGGCGTGAACCTGGAGCTGGGCGCCGCCGGGCCCCTCCTGGACGCCACCTCCGCGCGGCACCTGGAGGTCTTCGCCAACACCCTGGACGGATCCCGCGCCGGCAGCCTCCTGGAGCTCATGGACCAGTGCCGCTCCCGCCTGGGCTCGCGCCTCCTCAGGGCCTGGCTGGACCAGCCCCTGCGGGACCGGGCCGGCCTGGAGCTGCGCTGGCGCCAGGTGGCGTGGTTCACCGAGGACCGCCACCGGGAGCCCATCCAGAAGGTGCTGGCCTCGGTGCCGGACCTGGACCGGATCCTGGGCCGCGTGGCCCTGGGCCTGGCCACCCCGCCGGAGCTGGCCCAGCTGCGGGACGGCCTCGCCCGGGCGGGCAAGCTTCCCGACCTCATCCAGGAGGGGGGCTGGTTCCAGGAATCCCAGGAACTGGACGTGTGGCCCGGGGACACCCCCACCTGCGGCGAGCTGGTGGCGGAGCTGCGCCGCTGCCTCGCCGAGGCTCCGCCCCTGGAACTGGAGAAGGGCAACACCATCCTGGACGGCGTGGACCCGGAACTGGACGCCGTGCGCCGCCTGGCCCGGGACGCCAAGCAGGTGATGCTCGAGCTGGAGGAGGAGGAGCGCGCCGCCTCGGGCATCAACAGCCTCAAGATCAAGTACAACCGGGTCTTCGGGTACTACTTCGAGATCACCAAGGCCAACCTGGCCTCGGCCCCCGCCCACTTCATCCGCAAGCAGACCCTCGCCAACGCCGAGCGCTTCACCACCGAGAAGCTCATGGCCTTCGAGCAGCGGCTGCTTTCCGCGGAATCCGACCTGCTGCGCCTGGAGGAGGCCCAGTTCAAGCGCCTCCTGGCCCGGGTCCTGGAGGACCGCGGGGCCCTCACGCGCCTGGCAAGGGCCGTGGCCAAGGTGGACGTGCTCTGCGCCTTCGCGGAGCGCGCGCGCCTTTCGGGCTGGACCCGGCCCGAGGTGAGCGAGGACCGGGAGCTGATCCTCGCCGGCGCCCGGCACCCCATGCTGGAGGCCCGCCTGGGCCGCGAGTGCATCCCCAACGACCTGCGCCTTCCCGCCGGAAGCTCCATGGCCGTGGTCACCGGCCCCAACATGGGCGGCAAGTCCACCTTCCTGCGCACCGCGGCCCTCCTGGCGGTGCTGGCCCAGGTGGGCTCCTTCGTGCCCGCCGAGCTCATGCGGTTCTCCCTGGTGGACCGGATCTTCACCCGCATCGGCGCCTCGGATTTCCTGGCCAAGGGCCAGTCCACCTTCATGGTGGAGATGACCGAGACCGCCCGGATCCTCAACCAGGTCACCCCCGCCAGCCTCGTGATCCTGGACGAGATCGGCCGCGGCACCAGCACCCGGGACGGCCTGGCCCTGGCCGAGGCCATCGCCCTGCACCTGCGCGACCTCAAGGGCGGCGAGCCGCGCACCCTGTTCGCCACCCACTACTTCGAGCTCACGCGGCTCGCCGACGACCCCCGCATCCAGAACCTCCACGTGGAGGTGCAGGAATGGGAGGAGCACCTGCTCTTCCTGCACCGCATCGCCGAGGGCCCCGCGGACCGCAGCTACGGCATCCAGGTGGCGCGCCTGGCGGGCCTTCCCAGGTCCGTCATCGCCGCCGCCCAGCGGATCCTGGCGGAAACCCCGGAAAAGCCCCTGGAGGAGAAGCGCTCCCGGCGCCAGGCCCCGGTGCAGCCCGCGCTGCCCCTCTTCGAGCCCGAACCGGATCCCCTGCGGGAGGAGCTGGCCGCCCTGGACCTGAACCGCATGACCCCCCTGGAGGTCATGGCCTGGGTGGCAGCGCGCCAGAAAGGCTCGTGA